One part of the Vanessa atalanta chromosome 4, ilVanAtal1.2, whole genome shotgun sequence genome encodes these proteins:
- the LOC125077577 gene encoding eukaryotic translation initiation factor 3 subunit M, translating into MQGPAVFMDISLEDQALELRKYFKSLGAEISEEKSPKGIEDDLHKIVGVCDVCFKENNEADIEAILNSIVSIMVSIPLERGENLILAFSQRLTKSPGPKLGVVALQSLWRLYNNLEANSPLRYHVYYHVIELAARVSSVGEVFKGVDQLKREFASCPPSNEQMQKLYRLLHQVLKDQNSELASKVMIELLGTYTDENASYAREDAIKCIVTALADPNTFLLDPLLSLKPVRFLEGELIYDLLTIFVSEKLSSYQTFYNNHKEFVQSQGLNHEQNIKKMRILSFMQMAESNSEITFDEIISELQIEEKNVEAFIIEVLKTRLVRARMDQAARSVRVSSTMHRTFGHAQWQQLRDVLLAWRANVQNAHESMKSVAAAQIEYTVQQQKP; encoded by the exons ATGCAAGGGCCAGCGGTTTTTATGGACATATCGCTTGAAGATCAA gcactagaattaagaaaatatttcaaaagtctTGGCGCTGAAATATCAGAGGAGAAGTCTCCAAAAGGCATTGAAGATGATTTGCACAAAATAGTTGGAGTATGTGACGTGTGcttcaaagaaaataatgagGCTGATATTGAAGCGATTCTAAATAGTATTGTGTCTATTATGGTttca ATTCCATTGGAGAGAGGAGAAAACCTTATCTTGGCATTTAGTCAAAGGCTAACTAAATCACCTGGACCAAAACTTGGTGTGGTTGCATTGCAATC CTTGTGGCGCCTCTACAATAATTTAGAAGCCAATTCTCCCCTGCGGTACCATGTGTACTATCATGTAATTGAATTGGCGGCACGTGTAAGTTCAGTTGGTGAAGTATTTAAGGGAGTGGATCAATTAAAAAGGGAATTTGCTAGCTGCCCTCCCTCTAATGAACAAATGCAAAAACTCTACAGACTGTTACACCAAGTGCTAAAAGATCAAAACAG tgaACTGGCTTCAAAAGTGATGATTGAATTACTTGGTACTTATACTGATGAAAATGCTTCATATGCAAGAGAGGATGCCATTAAGTGTATAGTAACAGCTCTTGCCGATCCTAACACATTCCTATTGGACCCACTGTTGTCACTTAAACCTGTGCGTTTCTTGGAAGGCGAGCTTATTTATGACTTGCTTACTATATTTGTTTCGGAAAAATTGTCGAGCTACCAAACTTTTTATAACAATCATAAGGAGTTTGTACAGTCTCaag GTTTAAAtcatgaacaaaatataaagaagaTGAGGATATTGTCCTTCATGCAAATGGCGGAATCAAATTCGGAAATTACTTTTGACGAAATTATATCCGAATTGCAGATTGAAGAGAAAAATGTAGAAGCTTTTATAATTGAAG tcCTGAAAACGCGCCTGGTGCGCGCGCGCATGGACCAGGCGGCGCGCTCGGTGCGCGTGTCCAGCACCATGCACCGCACGTTCGGCCACGCGCAGTGGCAGCAGCTGCGCGACGTGCTGCTGGCGTGGCGCGCCAACGTGCAAAACGCGCACGAGTCCATGAAGTCCGTGGCCGCCGCGCAGATCGAGTACACCGTGCAGCAGCAGAAGCCCTGA
- the LOC125077696 gene encoding elongator complex protein 4, translating into MTSFHKKSLSLSSINGTKLKNNLPYISSGIPSLDFIIGGGLPVSGIFLVEEDVLGSYSRVLTKYFLAEGVVCKHDLFIASADENTEEIVKELPQVCTVPSDEKVNEVSSSEMKIAWRYEGLGQVESSFGSNANFGHNFDLSKHIGIDTINNCNITHCSLDQNENNLNSFKNDLYYTLLVKIKEALIKEEYNSNSKNKNILRVCIQSLGSPVWMAMDCDHDTNITYGQDLLKFVYCLRVLLRGTNAVAFITVPSHLFDDDHIMKRLLYSVDNAVRIESFAGSSKETNPVYNEYHGLFHITKLSAVHSLVPFVPPSLDLAFKLRRKKFVIEKLHLPPELQESSEREQDDITAIPKTCGGFKKKDIDF; encoded by the exons ATGACAAGTTTTCATAAAAAGTCCCTCTCTCTTTCAAGTATTAatggaacaaaattaaaaaataaccttcCTTATATCTCAAGTGGTATACCatcattagattttattattg GAGGAGGATTACCTGTCAGCGGTATCTTTCTTGTag AAGAAGATGTTCTAGGCAGTTATAGTCGAGTTCTAACAAAATACTTTCTTGCTGAAGGTGTTGTGTGTAAGCATGACCTGTTTATTGCATCAGCTGACGAAAATACAGAAGAAATA GTCAAAGAACTGCCTCAAGTGTGCACAGTACCTTCTGATGAGAAAGTCAATGAAGTATCAAGTAGTGAGATGAAAATTGCATGGAGATATGAGGGACTTGGTCAAGTGGAATCTTCATTTGGTAGTAATGCAAACTTTGGTCACAACTTTGATCTGAGCAAACATATCGGCATTGATACAATAAACAATTGTAATATCACACATTGTAGCCTTgaccaaaatgaaaataatttaaata gCTTCAAAAATGATCTTTACTACACCCTTTTAGTCAAAATTAAGGAGGCCTTGATAAAAGAAGAGTATAAcagtaatagtaaaaataaaaatattctccgTGTATGCATTCAATCTCTGGGGTCACCTGTTTGGATGGCAATGGATTGTGACCATGATACAAACATTACTTATGGACAagatcttttaaaatttgtatactgTTTAAGAGTCCTACTCCGCGGTACAAATGCAGTAGCATTTATTACAGTTCCTTCACACTTATTTGAT gaTGATCACATCATGAAAAGACTTTTGTATTCAGTTGATAATGCAGTAAGAATAGAATCATTTGCTGGATCAAGCAAAGAAACAAATCCTGTATACAATGAATACCATGGTCTTTTTCACATAACAAAGTTGTCTGCTGTTCATTCGCTGGTCCCCTTTGTACCACCAAGTCTGGACCTAGCTTTCAAATTGAGAAGGAAGAAATTTGTCATAGAAAAACTGCATTTACCACCAG AACTTCAAGAATCTAGTGAGCGTGAACAAGATGATATAACAGCAATTCCCAAGACATGTGGTGGATTTAAGAAAAaggatattgatttttaa
- the LOC125077608 gene encoding CD151 antigen encodes MKEIASARVLFGCFNTIFFGCGFLKVVCGFLLLSDSRRILLSRLLAMPEDGLYEPPFYYVALALLGAGLIVCTVAAIGVWATYLPGYIILTFYFLIVLGLLLCECAAGVLAAIWLRCYGIQATRGGAVGALQSYYAVPDFEHFTAALDLAQTELQCCGMTSARNYDMSLWQLRRLGPRGMSVPLSCCVQTEHVSYLNPAPVNQSRCQEVQPIPQFRHVHGCQTKLEDWYQEQYFVFMLALFVVAVFKLAILLSTVFSCIRLKKSKQEKHFFTLKSMQNKSNENIYERNVSLHDEPITAKYVQPNNFYSPRVRNPRIFNKPNEMV; translated from the exons atgaaagaaaTAGCGAGTGCAAGAGTTTTGTTTGGTTGTTTTAACACCATATTCTTT GGTTGTGGGTTTTTGAAAGTGGTCTGTGGATTCCTACTTCTGAGTGATTCTCGAAGGATTCTTCTATCTCGATTGCTTGCGATGCCAGAGGACGGACTGTATGAACCTCCGTTCTACTACGTCGCTCTCGCGCTCCTGGGAGCTGGACTTATTGTCTGCACTGTAGCAGCTATAGGTGTTTGGGCCACTTACTTGCCTGGATACATTATTTTAACCTTC TACTTCCTGATAGTGCTCGGCTTGCTACTCTGCGAATGCGCAGCGGGTGTGTTGGCGGCAATATGGTTGCGGTGTTACGGCATCCAGGCCACCCGCGGCGGAGCGGTCGGCGCTCTACAGAGCTACTACGCAGTACCTGACTTTGAACATTTCACAGCGGCATTGGATTTAGCGCAGACTGAG TTGCAATGCTGCGGCATGACAAGTGCACGCAACTACGACATGTCATTGTGGCAGCTGCGACGTCTCGGCCCGCGCGGCATGTCTGTACCGCTCAGCTGTTGCGTGCAGACCGAACACGTCTCCTATCTCAACCCCGCGCCGGTAAACCAATCACGCTGCCAGGAGGTGCAGCCCATTCCGCAATTCAGACATGTGCAT GGTTGCCAAACAAAACTGGAAGACTGGTACCAGGAgcaatatttcgtatttatgtTAGCATTGTTTGTAGTAGCCGTCTTCAAACTCGCCATATTATTAAGTACTGTGTTTTCATGTATTCGACTAAAAAAAAGCAAGCAGGAGAAGCATTTCTTTACGTTAAAAAGTATGCAGAATAAatcgaatgaaaatatttacgaaCGCAATGTAAGCTTACACGATGAACCGATAACAGCTAAATATGTTCAACCAAATAATTTTTACAGTCCCCGTGTACGCAATCCGAGGATCTTCAACAAGCCCAATGAGATGGTATGA
- the LOC125077908 gene encoding SUN domain-containing protein 3-like produces the protein MDYEYESEGYFHNTFRSFVCVVLTLLLGMQVYMHFGSSQEALDGDFTDVKYVVMQLTHGLTEVNRKHERLQNEMERISSVLPAVAAAAGRAKEALEPSQHLSHSFDVRDYDRQMADYALETAGARVIDTGDTLEHVIYESPVGWMLHVISSLLCRDCLGASAIIRPGTLPGECWAFKGARGEATIRLIGTVHVTGISLEHIPPHISPTREISSAPRLFQIEGLEYRGDPYPFDFGTFEYEREGKPIQYFEVLHNSDKGYNLIRIKIYSNWGHSLYTCVYRVRIHGELVSGNGSQRLVRDDDLLIENE, from the exons ATGGATTATGAATACGAATCAGAAGGCTATTTTCATAACACTTTTCGGTCGTTTGTTTGTGTGGTACTGACATTGTTACTCGGAATGCAAGTATATATGCATTTCGGGAGTTCTCAGGAGGCATTAGACGGCGACTTTACAGATGTCAAATATGTGGTTATGCAACTAACTCACGGGCTTACAGAG GTAAATCGCAAGCATGAACGATTACAAAATGAGATGGAGCGTATCTCTTCTGTACTGCCAGCTGTTGCAGCGGCAGCCGGTAGGGCTAAAGAAGCGCTAGAACCTTCGCAGCATCTATCTCATTCCTTTGATGTGCGGGACTATGATCGTCag ATGGCTGATTACGCACTGGAGACGGCTGGGGCTCGCGTTATAGACACTGGCGATACATTGGAGCACGTCATTTATGAATCTCCAGTCGGTTGGATGTTACACGTCATCAGCTCCTTGCTTTGTCGCGATTGTCTCGGAGCCAGTGCTATCATTCGACCAGGAACACTGCCCGGTGAATGTTGGGCATTCAAAGGAGCTCGAGGAGAGGCGACGATACGATTAATTGGAACAGTTCACGTAACCGGCATTAGTCTCGAACATATACCACCTCATATTTCACCCACcag gGAAATATCATCAGCACCACGGCTGTTTCAAATCGAAGGACTAGAGTATCGAGGAGATCCTTATCCGTTTGATTTTGGAACATTCGAATACGAAAGAGAGGGGAAGCCTATACAATATTTCGAAGTATTGCATAATTCAGATAAAGGATACAACTTGAttcgcataaaaatatattcgaactGGGGCCACTCGTTGTATACTTGCGTGTATCGTGTGAGAATTCATGGTGAATTAGTATCAGGAAATGGATCACAGAGGCTTGTGAGAGATGATGATTTACTTATTGAAAatgaatag